In Sulfitobacter sp. W027, a single window of DNA contains:
- a CDS encoding DUF11 domain-containing protein, producing MIFFKFFRRSAKAVLGAFFWLCFSTMVLSHGAWLGGGGISLTDASRQQIADRVAAGLPPISAGDTVAVIADFPVIAEGTIDGPGGYATLYVPAGSEVTSAYITDATGAPRDARPARASTGSGVSKGWGPKGQQTFDISPNGWSPSETTQCQAAGFSIANCNAGLAYIYGDTGIFYSTRPDTALFANGSDIATLENGYLINPTNGSPWGSVGGTGTARVHNKWDAVQINAFGSGGTIDPNGFSTQEETSITGGRGATPFRAGSPVAGPDSGSDWDRYGTTGPWNRISYPGSCEADDPLLAGPDGPANGAGSVFPDTLDPGVNSYEACTETAAGFNLNSSVASLPSDTNAVRYAFGGIAQGETFYAVMEVKVSDPANIGYFNAEGHGGDSAEGAAAGNDNPWRYWVAGTSAVSPAGPEDLFVSISISAVNGTPYSGGDIPQGATLTYRVSYVNTSLSPMTNVQTSVTLPPEISGTTNFQVISGADIRPATAPTNGTFSLLPVPSLNGLGSGAIEFDAYVSTAAGGSITADAANSSDEGGADTDSVSVNVTAVPADTLPTCSGTRFSVVDWASDSPATLGATSAFTRYGVGGSLTVAANADATFGRAAAIGTSNELYSAGYGGNPVLTQQYATLNVDFDTPMNSVHVYITSLDLDESVTIYGERNGVRAQPAIADGPLSAPMLRLANADGSVLAERNSTFSTAALPENFAVEVGFGAPIDRIVIDHGTRKNNSGNFAGSLQLTDIQACADFTDAPSIYGDALHTLAQEPRVYLGDAVTSDAGPGNADDAGSDNDDGITIPPLIQGFIATIEARVQGDGGFLTAWIDYDGNDVMAVATAEEIARDLQDDGTGGDQVAGDGLIQFDVIVPGDAVLDQTFARFRWSTTPVVGVADVFLDGEVEDYPINIAAAPLVDRGDAPASYGDPLHIIAETGIAGTYLGAISPDPEAASQASPDALGDDLDGNDDEDGVTLPQLYAGGTNEITVFVNEVTGGVGGLTGGVAYLQAWIDFNGNGVFGAAEQIASDLQDGSAGDKDGTLNGEIRFDVSVPGGSVLTPTFARFRWSTTEGVVPVALDGEVEDYMLTVSGDVPPVSCDSGLYLLSDDPTQLRKLRFSDTGSGYSMSLQSLGTAPRRIEAGWGYNELDGYIYGVRPGKDELWRVDGIGNFTEMLTFPGSAEQAEDAGDILPNGILVYEADDVTWQLLDLADPNNPVDAGQLILSQAVTVSDFAVNPLDGFIYGINEDTGRLFRAFANNGLAGFTTVVEFGPAVYTGIWSAVFFDENGQMYAYEENSNSIYLIDTSSGNRLRLATGTDEGGFSDGTSCRGGTPFVLSGLGGNIYVDQDGSDIKDGTEKNLAGGIRVDLYSDNATPNDLDDDSFIRTVDTEPDGTYAFVGLPAGATYRVEVDVNDADLPPGAQIGTSNPLVGVRADSGAFTVAYDFGFDPQFSDLSITKEAFQAGTTSPVTTAVEGDIIDWVISVTNDGPGSPSGVKVIENIPAGFAYISDTAPPTGDYFDPSTGLWFVDEILPGATETLTIRVRVTAGGNYTNVVEIVSSSLPDLDSDPAVGLSQDDLQDGIADDDEASVTITLATTGGQISGQLIRDDGRGAVAHDGLATGDEAGTNAGSILLLDDAGALLASPPAAADGRWSYRLAPDYTGSLTISTAPSEGWRAISERPGSLPGLVNSDPHDGAFSFTPAPNTDYSGIALGIIPLPTLSEDRDARIGAGQIALLPHLYRASSSAITTFTVENISEPSVGAFSVALFIDNDCDGAPDTPVTVPISVQAGDELCLISRVSAGGGLPPGSALTYEVQATTDFSGTTASHVVTDTDRVTVEVGGSQLVLVKTVRNETQGTDEGYANQASPGDVLVYRISLVNPSQRIASAIVIYDRTPPYTQLAEAVTTPQTVSPSLICDLANPSTNLPGYMGPLRWDCSGTHAAGAEGSVIFKVRVTP from the coding sequence ATGATATTCTTTAAGTTTTTTCGCAGGAGTGCCAAGGCCGTTTTGGGGGCATTCTTTTGGCTATGTTTCTCGACCATGGTGCTGTCCCATGGTGCGTGGCTGGGCGGTGGCGGCATCTCACTGACCGATGCCAGCCGCCAGCAGATTGCGGACAGGGTCGCGGCGGGGCTGCCGCCGATTTCAGCCGGTGATACCGTTGCCGTCATTGCCGATTTTCCAGTCATCGCCGAAGGGACGATCGACGGCCCGGGGGGATATGCGACGCTCTATGTTCCTGCGGGAAGCGAGGTCACCTCCGCCTATATCACAGATGCGACCGGGGCGCCCCGTGACGCCCGCCCTGCCCGTGCGTCCACCGGCTCTGGCGTATCGAAGGGTTGGGGTCCGAAGGGCCAACAGACCTTTGATATCTCCCCCAACGGATGGTCGCCCTCGGAAACGACCCAATGCCAAGCGGCAGGTTTTTCCATCGCCAATTGCAACGCTGGGCTTGCCTATATCTATGGGGATACTGGCATTTTCTACTCGACACGTCCGGACACAGCCCTGTTCGCGAACGGTTCTGACATCGCGACGTTGGAGAATGGATACCTCATCAATCCCACGAACGGCAGCCCGTGGGGCAGCGTGGGGGGCACCGGCACGGCACGCGTCCACAACAAGTGGGACGCGGTTCAGATTAACGCCTTCGGTTCAGGGGGGACAATCGATCCGAATGGTTTCTCAACGCAGGAAGAAACCTCGATCACCGGCGGTCGCGGTGCGACACCCTTTCGTGCAGGCAGCCCTGTGGCAGGCCCGGATTCAGGTTCCGATTGGGATCGTTACGGCACCACGGGCCCTTGGAACCGGATCAGCTATCCCGGGTCGTGCGAAGCGGATGATCCCCTTCTTGCGGGCCCCGACGGGCCAGCCAATGGTGCCGGTTCGGTCTTTCCTGACACATTGGATCCGGGTGTTAACTCCTACGAAGCCTGCACCGAAACTGCGGCTGGATTTAACCTGAATAGCAGCGTCGCTTCCCTGCCAAGCGACACAAATGCAGTGCGCTACGCCTTTGGGGGGATCGCGCAGGGAGAGACCTTCTATGCCGTCATGGAAGTAAAGGTCAGCGACCCGGCTAATATCGGATATTTCAACGCTGAGGGCCATGGCGGCGACTCCGCCGAAGGGGCGGCCGCCGGGAACGATAACCCTTGGCGCTATTGGGTCGCGGGCACTTCTGCCGTTTCTCCTGCGGGGCCTGAAGACCTCTTTGTCTCGATCTCTATTTCAGCAGTCAACGGGACACCCTACTCGGGCGGCGATATCCCGCAAGGGGCCACGCTGACCTACCGCGTCAGCTATGTGAATACGTCACTAAGCCCTATGACCAATGTGCAAACCTCGGTAACGCTGCCACCGGAAATCTCTGGTACAACGAATTTTCAGGTGATCTCTGGCGCGGATATCCGCCCTGCTACCGCCCCGACAAACGGCACTTTCTCGCTGCTTCCTGTTCCCAGCCTGAACGGACTTGGAAGCGGCGCCATCGAGTTTGATGCCTATGTCTCGACGGCGGCGGGGGGCAGCATCACTGCCGATGCAGCAAACTCTAGTGACGAAGGTGGTGCCGATACCGATAGCGTCAGCGTGAACGTTACCGCCGTGCCAGCCGATACGCTTCCGACCTGCTCTGGAACGCGGTTTTCGGTTGTCGACTGGGCATCTGACAGTCCTGCAACACTCGGCGCGACATCAGCTTTTACCCGCTACGGCGTGGGCGGTTCACTCACTGTGGCCGCAAACGCCGATGCGACCTTCGGCCGAGCAGCCGCGATCGGAACCTCGAATGAACTCTATTCCGCCGGGTATGGCGGCAATCCCGTTTTGACACAGCAATATGCTACATTGAACGTCGATTTTGATACACCGATGAACTCGGTCCATGTCTATATCACGAGCCTGGATCTCGACGAATCCGTAACGATTTACGGCGAACGTAACGGTGTCCGCGCGCAGCCAGCCATCGCCGACGGCCCGCTGTCTGCGCCAATGCTGCGACTGGCTAATGCCGATGGTTCCGTCTTGGCAGAGCGAAACAGCACATTCTCCACAGCCGCCCTGCCGGAAAACTTTGCCGTGGAAGTTGGGTTTGGTGCCCCGATCGACCGGATTGTGATCGATCATGGGACACGCAAGAATAATAGCGGGAATTTCGCCGGATCACTTCAGCTGACGGACATCCAGGCCTGTGCCGATTTCACCGATGCCCCGTCGATCTATGGAGATGCCCTCCATACGCTGGCGCAAGAACCACGGGTCTATTTAGGCGACGCTGTCACGAGCGACGCAGGTCCCGGCAACGCCGATGATGCGGGCTCGGACAATGACGACGGCATCACCATTCCCCCGCTCATTCAGGGGTTTATCGCAACGATAGAAGCGCGTGTGCAAGGCGATGGTGGCTTCCTAACCGCTTGGATCGACTACGACGGTAATGATGTCATGGCCGTCGCCACCGCAGAAGAAATCGCGCGTGATTTGCAAGACGACGGCACGGGCGGGGATCAGGTCGCGGGCGATGGCCTGATCCAGTTCGACGTGATCGTGCCCGGTGATGCGGTATTGGACCAGACCTTTGCCCGCTTCCGGTGGTCTACAACCCCGGTCGTCGGCGTGGCGGATGTCTTCCTAGATGGCGAAGTCGAAGATTACCCCATCAATATCGCTGCGGCCCCTCTGGTCGATCGCGGTGACGCGCCGGCAAGCTATGGAGATCCTTTGCACATTATCGCAGAAACCGGCATCGCAGGCACCTATCTGGGGGCAATCTCCCCCGACCCCGAGGCGGCCTCGCAGGCAAGCCCCGATGCGTTGGGAGATGATCTGGACGGGAATGACGACGAAGATGGTGTCACCCTGCCGCAACTCTATGCGGGCGGCACGAACGAAATAACCGTCTTTGTGAACGAGGTGACCGGCGGTGTCGGCGGCCTAACGGGTGGTGTGGCCTATCTTCAGGCGTGGATAGACTTTAACGGAAACGGTGTCTTCGGCGCTGCGGAACAGATCGCCTCAGACCTTCAAGATGGCAGTGCCGGAGATAAGGATGGCACGCTCAACGGCGAAATCCGGTTTGACGTGAGCGTTCCCGGTGGTTCCGTGCTCACGCCGACCTTCGCCCGGTTCCGATGGTCGACCACCGAAGGCGTGGTCCCCGTGGCACTTGACGGGGAGGTTGAGGATTACATGCTGACTGTTTCTGGCGACGTTCCTCCGGTCTCATGTGACAGCGGCCTATACTTGCTGTCTGACGACCCTACGCAATTGCGTAAGCTGCGCTTTAGCGACACCGGATCGGGCTATTCCATGTCGCTGCAATCTCTCGGCACAGCGCCGCGTCGGATAGAGGCCGGCTGGGGATACAATGAGCTTGATGGCTATATCTACGGGGTTCGCCCCGGCAAAGACGAGCTTTGGCGGGTGGACGGGATCGGGAACTTTACCGAGATGCTGACATTCCCGGGCAGCGCCGAGCAGGCCGAAGATGCTGGCGATATCTTACCCAACGGCATCTTGGTATATGAGGCAGACGACGTGACTTGGCAATTGTTGGATCTGGCCGATCCCAACAACCCGGTCGACGCCGGACAGTTAATCCTATCCCAAGCTGTAACCGTGTCCGATTTTGCTGTAAATCCGTTGGATGGGTTTATTTACGGGATCAACGAAGACACGGGCAGACTATTTCGCGCCTTCGCGAACAATGGTCTCGCTGGTTTCACCACAGTGGTGGAGTTTGGTCCCGCAGTTTACACTGGTATCTGGTCCGCGGTTTTCTTTGACGAGAACGGCCAGATGTACGCTTACGAGGAAAACTCGAACTCAATTTACCTAATCGATACCTCAAGCGGCAACAGGCTAAGACTGGCAACAGGGACGGACGAGGGCGGTTTCAGCGATGGCACCTCGTGTCGCGGCGGGACACCTTTCGTTCTCTCCGGTCTGGGGGGCAATATCTATGTCGACCAAGACGGATCGGACATAAAGGACGGAACAGAGAAGAACTTGGCGGGCGGAATCCGGGTGGATCTTTACTCAGATAATGCGACGCCAAATGATCTGGACGATGATAGCTTCATCAGAACTGTCGATACCGAACCCGACGGAACCTATGCTTTCGTTGGTTTGCCCGCGGGTGCCACCTACCGGGTAGAGGTGGACGTCAATGATGCAGACCTGCCCCCCGGTGCGCAAATCGGTACGTCTAACCCCCTCGTCGGTGTAAGGGCGGATTCCGGTGCATTTACCGTGGCATACGACTTTGGGTTTGATCCGCAGTTTTCCGATCTCTCGATCACCAAAGAAGCCTTTCAGGCGGGCACCACCTCACCGGTCACCACCGCCGTCGAAGGCGATATTATCGACTGGGTGATCAGTGTGACAAACGACGGCCCCGGCTCGCCTTCCGGGGTTAAAGTGATCGAAAACATCCCCGCGGGTTTTGCCTATATCAGCGACACAGCCCCCCCGACAGGAGATTACTTTGATCCAAGCACAGGGCTTTGGTTCGTGGATGAAATTCTGCCCGGCGCGACCGAGACGCTTACCATTCGTGTCCGGGTAACGGCGGGTGGCAACTACACAAACGTGGTTGAGATTGTTAGCAGTTCCCTGCCCGACCTCGACAGCGATCCCGCCGTTGGTCTGTCACAGGATGACTTGCAGGATGGAATTGCCGACGACGACGAAGCGAGTGTCACGATCACCCTCGCAACCACGGGCGGCCAAATCTCGGGCCAGTTGATCCGCGACGATGGCCGCGGCGCGGTCGCCCACGATGGGTTGGCAACGGGAGACGAGGCTGGCACCAATGCAGGCAGCATTCTGCTGCTGGATGATGCTGGCGCACTCTTGGCAAGTCCACCAGCTGCCGCCGATGGACGATGGTCCTATCGGCTCGCGCCAGATTACACCGGCAGCTTGACCATCTCCACGGCCCCGTCCGAGGGGTGGCGCGCGATTTCCGAGAGACCGGGATCATTGCCGGGATTGGTGAATAGCGATCCCCATGATGGCGCGTTCAGCTTTACCCCCGCGCCCAATACTGATTACAGCGGAATTGCCCTAGGGATCATTCCTCTCCCCACCTTGAGTGAAGACCGTGACGCGCGCATCGGCGCGGGCCAGATTGCCCTTCTCCCCCACCTCTATCGCGCCAGCTCATCCGCAATCACAACCTTTACCGTTGAAAATATCTCCGAGCCGTCGGTCGGCGCGTTCTCGGTCGCACTCTTCATCGATAACGATTGCGACGGTGCACCCGACACCCCAGTGACAGTGCCCATCTCCGTTCAAGCGGGCGATGAGCTCTGTCTCATCTCACGGGTCTCGGCGGGCGGCGGCCTGCCACCGGGCAGCGCTTTAACCTATGAAGTGCAAGCCACGACTGACTTTTCCGGCACCACGGCTTCGCATGTGGTAACCGATACAGATCGCGTGACAGTGGAAGTCGGTGGCAGTCAACTCGTTCTGGTGAAAACAGTCCGGAACGAAACCCAAGGCACTGACGAAGGCTATGCAAACCAAGCCTCGCCCGGGGATGTGCTCGTCTACCGCATCAGCTTGGTGAACCCAAGCCAGCGCATTGCATCGGCCATCGTGATTTACGACCGAACGCCGCCCTATACACAATTGGCGGAAGCGGTGACTACACCGCAAACCGTAAGCCCTTCTCTGATCTGCGATCTTGCAAACCCGAGCACTAACCTGCCGGGATATATGGGCCCCTTGCGGTGGGATTGCAGCGGAACCCACGCCGCAGGCGCTGAAGGGAGCGTTATCTTCAAGGTGCGCGTCACGCCTTGA